From the genome of Salarias fasciatus chromosome 22, fSalaFa1.1, whole genome shotgun sequence:
TTCTCTTTAAAGATAGACGGCAGAAATAGCTGAAACAGAGCTGCACGTTTCAGTGTTTGGAATGAACCGTCTGCAGCCACAGGTTCCAGCTCAATGAGGAATTTCATGGCAGAAAACGTGAATGTGACAGGGAcctgatgaaaacagaaaaagtgaaGGAGAAAGTGAAGTGAAAGTGGATTCGGAACATTTGCTTTCCTCTGAATGTTGAAGGAAACACGACATCCGGCAGCTTTCAGAGAAGAAACGCAactggaatgaatgaatgaattaattaatgcaggtgactgactgactgttcAGCTGGGGTCAATATGTGAGCGCCATATTCAACACAACTTTATTCATCATGTTGAAGAGATGAAAACGATAAAAGATTAGCTGCTGTATTAGAGACGCAGATGAGAATCAAAACAGTCTCTCACGTCTGCAAAGTCTGCAGCACATTTACccattgagaaaaaaatgaaagaaggcTCAGCTGTTAAAACCTACAACTAAAAAAATTTATGTAAATGAGAATTTTAGCCCATCAAGCCCATCACCATCTTCAACCAACttggtttattttcacttcTAGATTCAAAGAAgtgaaacttttatttatgGCTTAAATGATATTAGAGACACTCAATCtcaaaataaagatgttttactttacatatataaatatatatatatatatatatatatatatatatatatatatatatatttttttttttttttacataaactgTTAAAGTTAATTTATGAAACCCTTAATTCAAAATCTTAAGTTCCTTTATGGATATCCTTGTCTAACCTTGAAACCAGCACTTACTTTTTAAGATGATCAGTATTTCATGCAGTAGAAAATTTCAACCCATTATGTGTTTAATAAGGTCAAACTCATGGATCTCATAGAGAACTTTATGCAAACCAAAGGACTTTGtcaccttcagcagcagagtgaactcttcttttttttcctgattcaAAGTGAAACCTCATTTATTTCCACTGAATATGGGCGAGCACCATTTGAAACTCGTGTGATTCAGCAAACCGGTTTCATCAAAATTTCACGAAGCGTACTCGCCCgtggaaaacagaagagtaCAGTGACTAAGATGCAAACCAGGAACACGAAACACAGTGTAACAGTGAAGAAAGACAAAGGAAAATCACTAATTTCCACAGAAAGCAGATTACTTTCTCTGCTGTGAAAGTTCAGACTGCAGGCGGTAGGAACCTCGGTGTTTGGATTGTGGGATAAAACTCGAGCAGtcccaggaagaacatgcaacatTCCATCCGTCAATAACCATCGTTACAGGGAAATATGGTGCTGATTCATTCTCAGGCTTGAGTAGTTTTCTTCTGTACAGTTAGGGTGTGTATGgggctgtgtgtatgtgtgtgtgggtgtgtgtaagATAAACATAAGAATACATATTGGAGATCCTTCATGTACGCGTTCTGATAATTATCTGGGCTTACTGTGACTCAAGATCAATAATAACCGAGCGCAGCTTCAGCACAGCTCTACAACTGTGTGCTGAAATACAGAAggagtaaaagaaaaagaatttgTCTGTCAAAACTAAAGTGTATTTTTACTTTCAATGCTTTGAAATAACagcgtgatttttttttaaaggtctaATCCGTGGCATTGCGACatgatttaattatttaatatttttcaaaaagaaatttgtttaatttttaattttgagcACTTTTTATAGCAAACcttttaaaaccttaaaaagaaagggaaacactgtttcttcttctttttttcatataaatattAGAGTCaccaaaagggaaaaaaaaaaaaatcaagtataAAGACAAGAATAAAATGTGGAAGAACGGTGAAATTGCCTCAACATgtttagtgggtttttttttggggggggggtttcaaaGTGGATTTCCCATTTAAATGTTGGGGTTAAAAATaccagaagtttttttttccttgaagatTTGCCAACGCTGACAGAGGAAACTCACCACTGTCTGCTGCATCGGTTCTTTTTTCTGAATAGAACCCTTATTTATTGCCCAAgcatttttaattgtttatcCTATTCAGCACACATCCTATATCTTTAATCTGTTTATCTTGTGTATGTAGTCTTCATTACATATACTTTCTGATTAAATTAtatgtattttctttgtttttttactgatgTTGCAAGaccagaatttcccagtttgggattaataaagtaactgTCTCTTTCtacgctgtgtgtgtttgttaatgatttaacacatttttctcCTTATTCTTCACACTACTACTACCATAacaacattattattattaatgatgatgatgatgatgatgaaggccATCTCCACATGCAACACAAACCGCAGCCTGACCGGATGCTTTTACGCAAATGTTTTATCTTGTGCCTGTAGCAGGGAGGGAGCGGGAAACCCCTCCAGTCTGGTGTGAATATAAGATGCAGGCCAAACTGAAGGCCGGCAGCTCCTCCCGGCGCCGCCAGCCCTCCGCAGGCCTCCGACCAGAGCAGCCAGTGTTTTCCAGCAGTGCGCCATGCCCTCCACATTTAGTAAGTGATTTGCAGCCGGCTTCCTGTCTGCCTTCCTCTTTTCACTGATTCATTGACGACTctttcctccctgctctccgGTTCAGACCCGCTCTCCGCGCTGATGCTGGCGGCTCTGCTCCTGTGCGCGTCCGGCGCCCCGACCCCGGGCGCCCCCACCACCGCCCCGGCGGGGGACTCCTcgggcgaggaggagggggaggcgacctctgacctgctgagCACCTGGAAAGCTCTGGCCGGCATCGCCAAGCAGCACAAGAAACAGGTGCGGCGTCGGTTCACCGTTCAGCAAGTTGCAAGAGTTTTGTCGGCGGATCCTTAACCTCGATCTTTGTGTTGATGATTCATCCTCCATCAGTTCGAAGACGAGTTCCACAAGAGCGTGACCATCCTGGAAAGCTACAAGACCTCTTCTTTCCCCATCAAGTGCCCAGAGTTCAATTTCAGCAGGGTATGAAGCCTCCTGTTACTCtgggaaaaatatatatttaaaatgaaagtaTGGGTCAATctgaacactgtgtgtgtgtgtgtccaggaggCCTGCTACCACAGGTTAGCCAAAGGCCTGCAGGTCTACACGGTTCTCCTCCGGCATGTGGAGCGGGAGTACCCCAACAACCTGATCCTGTCCGCCGCCAGGCTGTACAGCAGCGTCCTGATCCAGGGCATCAAGGAGAAGGTCAGTCTGGAGGACCAGCGAACGGCTGGATCCAGAAACGTCACGTCGTGTTATAACCAGCGGTGGAAAGAACCATGAAAATTGTTCTCCACTTAAATTCTACTTATTTGGATGAATATGAGTTCAATCCGATCCACCATTCTGTATATTATACTGTATTTTTCCATCGTGACTCCACACTGTACGTTGacacgacctctgacccccagaTGCGACGCGGGGATCAGGTCTCGGCTCTGACCTCCggccaggaggagcagctgctgcgggAGTTCGACACGCCGGACCGCTACCACCGGAAGATGACGGCGCACAGCATTCTGCACCACCTCAAGGTCTTCCTGGCCGACGGCACCAGGGCCATCTTCAAGAGGGAGCGGGCCTGGGCCGGCAGGAAGGCCGTCACTTTCCACGCCGCCAACAGCTGACCGCAGCGAGCCCGACGCCACGGAATACCTCGGGGAAACTGACTGGTGCTAACGTGACTCCTTGAAGAACTGTTAGTTTATTTATACTATTTATAATTAAAGAGAAGTGTTATTTATTAGGGAATAATTCTCCTGATCGCCGTCGAAAGAATTTGCACTTAAATTTTGATGTTGAATAATCTACGATGTGTGTgaacaatgaaatatttatgcAGTGAGAGGTTTTATATGGCAGTGACTGTGCGCCACTTCAGTTTACTATTTATTTCAGATCCTTCGATGTGTCGTCGCAGAAAGttgagaaataaaactgaatctTTTGCATCAATGAGAGGCGAGTTTCTTTCTTatcacaccaccacacacacacacacacacacacacacactcctgcagtttTTCAGCTTGTGTGTGCGCTGAggtttgaaaatgtgaaagaaaaagtcatcATAACTTCCTTAAATCACTGTTTCTAAATCATTTCTAACAATTTGTGAAATTTCCAAACGAAGCGATCTCTTTCACATGCAGCAGCGCTCACGCACGGATTCACCTCTGGAGCAAACTTCAAGGTCAAAAATTAAATGATGTGCACGTTGGGACTGTTGATATTGTGGAAAATGTTAAAGACTAAACAAGTGGTTTCGCATCTCGTCGAGAGTTCCTGAGATAACAGCTTTCCTCCCCAAACGACCCGGATCAGCTGGAGCGCGTCGGGACCGAAGATACGTCGACCAGCAGCAGACGGACGTCGTTTATCAGgatttattttcatatattttaacttacaatgaaataaacatgaaacagaATGTTCACCCAACATCACcgtcaaacatttaaaaaaaaaaaaaacctcagctcTCCATTAACCAGTCCATATCACACACTTCCAGGGCCTGTTGAACCCTCCATAAGACGCCCGGATCTTCAGCAGTCAGGTTCCAGCAGAGGGGATCAGATCGCTGCTTTTCACTCGTCGTCCAGCAGAAGAACAGTCGAAGGCGGGCTCCTTCTGATGACTTGGTCACGAGACGACGACGAGCGGAGAGACGTCCTTCAGCCCCACAGTAGACTGGAGGAAAGGAAAGTTGCTTTTTTAATACAATCCGTGCAAAAAGCAGCGTTTCGGATCGCGGTTCTGGATTCTCTGAGGATCTGAGGGAACCTGAAAGTGTTGGAACATTTAAACGAAAGCCTGAAACAAACCTCGACGCGTCAATACATCACACCGGTATTTCTCCCTGATATGTGTGTCAACTGTTTACTTCCGGTTTGAACCGTCACAGATTTAAACAGTTTGTGACTTAATGCGGTTAAAAACACTCCAAATAttcaaaagttacaaaaaaatgaGTTTCATGACATTTATTTCAAAACCAGACGAACTAATCTAAAACTATTTTGGTCGCTGTCAGGGTTTCCCGCCGTGCTGAGGTCTGCACAGATGAGCTGAATGTGGAGAGACTTTACATACCAACATTTTCCACTCATCACCATGAAAAGCTGATGTGTGGTTAATGAGCCTGCAGGCCGGCGCTCGGCCCCCCTCCAGGCAGACGTCCCCGGCCCCAGTCTGGTTTCACTTGAGGCTTCCTTCTGGTTACACAAGGGAGTTTTCTCTGTCTGCGGGGAATTGCTGCGTTTCTGTCTGTATTAATGTAGTTTCAACCTGACTGAGGCCAATGAAATGACTACCAGAGGACCGACCGGGTGCAAGTTTTGTAGGAACCGCGTGATAATTTTCAATCCGTCCGTCTCCTACGCCGTTTCATCCTGCTGAAATCCGGCGTGCTGACGTCTTCTCACTGGAAGCTGGAAGGAACCAACGTTCCCATGCCGTCACTGCTGACTGGGTTTAGCGCGTGTTGCTTATCCGTCACTGATCACCCATCATTTCTAAACATTTCCAAAGAAAGCAGGAAGCCGGTGAGCGCGGCCTCAGCACTTCCGGAGCACCAGGGGCAGATGGCAGAcaggacagagcagcagaagcacTGGACTCTGCTCCTACAGCCGCCACATTAAAATACACACTGTTACAATTTTACTATTAACGCTCGTCTTTATTTACCcagaaaaacctttttaagATTAACAATTTTTGATGCATCCCACTTGCACTTTGTAGATGATCACACAGAGCGGGAAGGTGGATGTTGTTCTGTGACTGAGCTCACCTCAGGACTGTCGGTTCAGGCATTCCTGGATCCGCTCCTCGTTTGAAACCTGCAGAGTAAAGTCACACGGGGGAGTTAAAAATGACGCCCGTTACTTTGCTCAAAGGCATCAGACAGAATTCATGCATGCAGAGGAAACATATTTCGTAAAGACActtctttttcaaaacattttggaCGTAGAATATGTGCATCAACAATGACGCGTCGGTTGGACGGATCCCTATCAGACCAAGATGTTCGCCGAGTCAGCAGAACTCCCATAAGTCATTGCATCAGGGCTCACTGACAGTCAGCAGCACGACTGTTTCCTCTGTATTTCTACATGAGTTCTCTGGTCACTGACAGAGTGAAAGTTCAAACTCTTTCTAGGGAAAAGAGACATTCGCAGAAGATTACAACAGCCCGGCGGTGCCACTCCCTTCATCCACAGCAACAATATATGGGAAACTTTCAGCCGTATGCGTTTTCTATTTCACTGGTTCAGAGATGTCTTTCAGagaccagctccagctccagtgaAAATGGTTTCAATACAAGAGAAATCATGGCTAAAGTTggacacaaactgaaattaTCTAAAAATGCCAGGATGGGGGCTAGAAATAGTTTTGTGAAAGTCTGACCACGGCGTCGGTGTTTCCATTCTGCTGAAGTCAGAGAGATTCACACACAGAGGGTAACTCCACATCCAAAAGTTACAACTCAACTTCCTCATCTGTGCTTCTGCACTTCAACCCACAGCCAGGGGTCACAGGGTTCCAGAtgaggaaacacctggaggCAGGCACGCGTGGAGAAGAGCAGCGTGCATGTCACTGTCGCCTGACTTCAGTGAGTTAACGTCATTAAAAGCACATACATGGAAATCATCAATAAAACGTTATTATAACTGTTTCattgtgcatgcatgtttgtCCCTGTCACTGAGCCAATCAAATCACAAGACAAGGTCATTTTCTGATATGAAGTTGTTTTGAATCACTGAATTTAATCAAATATAAAAGCTGAGTATGCTTCTGTGCAAGGATAACTCTGAAACAGCCTCACAGGAAATCACTAAAGATTATATGTTGTTCAAATTCACCTCTATGAATTCTAGTTCTTGGTGGTTCGTGATTAAATCCCATGATGCTTTTTGGATCGATGTGGTGCTGTGTTGTGTCAAGTGAAGCTGATATGTTGGGAACAGCAGAGATCAGAGTGTTTTACTGTCAGGAGCCACAGCCCGCCTGCAGGtaaacactctgtgtgtgtgtgtgtgaccctaAATCAGTTACTTAGGAGGAAACACACCTTTTCATCTCGTGCTGGTTGGataaacacacagcttcatTAACCGTCACTAAAACAGCATTACGGGATAACTCGTGGTTTGGAAGCTAACCAgctgagctaatgctaacggagCATGCCTGCCCCTGCACGCGGGCCCTCCCCTCGCTCCTGTCGGGATACTGACCGAGGTAGAGCACGGTGGGGATGAAGCCCCACCGGATGACAAACTGCCCGCACtggaacagctgctgcagccgctgtTTGGTCTCTTTGCTCATCTTGGCCATGAGTTTCTgtcgagcggcggcggcgtctctgCGGCTTCCAAGGACGGCGGAGGCGGAAGTGACGTCATAGAACAGTAGAACGCAGCGGAGCGCCCCCGCGTGGCCAGGTGAGTCATTGCAGAtggaaggggtgggggggagacTTCTGTCCTGTAACCGTATTCACTGATAACAcaggaaactaaaaaaaaaaaaccactcagATATACACTAAGTTATTATATATTTTCTATAAAAAGCATTCAACattttacatatatttattggaaaaaaaacatttaataaataatttctTTGGGAACACACTGAAGGACAACATGACCCTCTTGTTCAGACAGAAATACTGAAGAGAAATAATAAATTCTCTTGGGAAAATGCTACAGCTGGGACATGTGTAATACTGAATCGATTAAGTTCAATGCAGTTTTATATTACCGTATTGTTACTGTAAAAGTTTAACAACTACTTTACGCCCACTTTGTTCCTGCACAATATTTGCCTTTTCACTTTTATGTAATTTCTATTTTTGGGAAATATTTAGACGATCTAGAATAGGTGTGGCAGACTGAAGTATTTAACAGATAACGTGCATCAGTGCAATTAAAGTGATACTTTGGACATGCTGAAGAGCGACAGTGGTGTAGAGCTACTACACTTGTCTCATAGTCACAGTGTCAGTTGTTGGGGAAGCCTCAGTATCTCTCATGTACAGTACTGATGACGGGAGGCAGGAGaatcactgaacacacagtAACGCTCTATCAGACAACAGGGAAAGACAGATTACATGGTCAAATAAGCAAGCAAAatacctggaaaaaaacatttcggAGCACACATGTGAAATATAGAAACACTTTATTCCCAGAAGGTGTAGCATGGAGTTATTTTCAAACATAAAAAGGCCAATATAATCAACTTTAGTACAACAGTATGATGTACAACAACAGCTTACTCGTTCACATTCTGTAAACCCACGTACAAAGAAATATGGAAATATGATTGTTATTGTCCCACCAAGCTACGGACACTCGACAGCGCTAGTACACGGACACCAGGACACACGTTTGCTCGAGGGTGGGGCAGCATTAACACTTGATTTAGGACATCCAAATGTAGCCGATGGGTggagttttgtttctttcttgtaTTTTCCACCACATCTGTCGATGCGATGAGAACGGCGACGGGAGAGACACTCGGGGGGGGAAAAACACATCACTTAAAAAGTACTAGGAAGAGCTGGAATGACGGGAGGATTCGGAGGACAGGAAAGACGCCTCGTCGTTCCAGATTTGCCGGCGACGCTGAGCAAGAACAAGATTTAGTTaccattttaaacttttgtCGTACAGTCGGTGAGACATTACAGTCAAAGGAGCGAGGTTTCTCTCAAGGGAAAAATAATCACGTTTGAGACTCAAACCTCTCTCGTCCATAAGAAAATACCAAACATCCATGTGCAAAATTCAATACTTAATAAATCACACAGCGATCAATACCCATAATCAGAATCATCTttgctatttgttttttttgctttttttttttttttttttttttaaattaaatccaCAGCAGCTCAGGAAGGTGCTCAAGGAACGAGGGGAAGGAAACGTATTGCTTCTCCGTCGTGGTGAGAATACAGTGTGATTGTAAACATGAAGACCCCGATCTTTACAGACTGGTTGGGATACCTAGTGGTTCTTTACCGCGTCGATCTCAGAAGGAGCGAGTTTCTCTACAGAAGCACCGGTGGAACTACTGAGTGTTGGTCTGATCAGTCCAGaggacagaaaacactgaacaggaGAGATCTGTATTGCTATGGGAAGGGGTCCgagatttattttccttttaaaaaaagtagTAGAAACACTTCGTTCAATAGGAGAATCACACCTTGTATCAATCAGCAGCCTTTGTCTAAAaatagtacacacacacacacacacacacacacactcacatacaacacactcacacacacaagcatgctcacacacactcaacacctGCCCTCTGACAAACCCTGGCAAGGGAAGGACAAAGTTACGGAAAAGCCATGCGGGGCAACAAATGCCAATTGAGTCACTTTCCCGATACTTTTCCACACAGTTGTTTAGTGATCGTTTTAAAATGCGCCCGTTTCGGACAGGCGGCGGAGTTTTGTCCTGCGAGGAGCGCGAGGATGGGAGAGAGGCGAGACGGCACGCCGGTTTACAGTACAGACATGTGACGAAGCCTGAAGTGGAGTGGCGGCGGGGGAGGCAGGGGGATGGGGCGACAGTGGGAGTGCTTCTTCGCTTGTTCGCAGTGCGCTGCGGTTGGCATGGCTTGGAGTTCCAGGTCACAGGTACAGGGTCACAGGATCCGTGATGAGGGGGCTCGTACGGTCCGAGAGTCACCGGGGGTTCAGAGGTCGGAGCCCAGGTGCACGCTGATGCTGGGGGAGCGCTGCGTGTGGTTGGGCGCCGGGCTCAGGTAGCCCAGCCCTTCCTCTTGCAGGCTGCAGGAGTAGCGGCCGGCCTCGGAGGCGGCGGCGTGGTTGTTGGTGTGGGGCGCGGCGACGCCGCTGGCCACCTGCTCGAAGGAACGGGAGAAGACGGCGCTGGCGGTGCGCGTCAGGCTGGTGAGGGCCCCCGCTTTGGGCACTGATTGGCTGGAAGTGAGCGTCAGCCGCTTGACGGACAGCTCTGCGTTCTCGCTGGCGGCCCGGCCCGTCATCAGGGGGCCCGCCTCCTTGTCCTTGTCTTTGCTGGTGCGCCCGCCGAGCCGGCACTTCTTCATGGCCTTGGCCCCCAGGTTCAAAGTGGTGACGCTGTTGCTGATGGTGATGGTGGGCGGGGTCACGTCGGGCCCCACGCCGCCCGGCCAGACCCCTTCGTCCACCTCGGAGATATCCATCAGCTCATCCGGGGAACCCAGATCCACTGCGTCTgcgacac
Proteins encoded in this window:
- the LOC115409804 gene encoding interleukin-6-like; translation: MISISYPLSALMLAALLLCASGAPTPGAPTTAPAGDSSGEEEGEATSDLLSTWKALAGIAKQHKKQFEDEFHKSVTILESYKTSSFPIKCPEFNFSREACYHRLAKGLQVYTVLLRHVEREYPNNLILSAARLYSSVLIQGIKEKMRRGDQVSALTSGQEEQLLREFDTPDRYHRKMTAHSILHHLKVFLADGTRAIFKRERAWAGRKAVTFHAANS
- the tomm7 gene encoding mitochondrial import receptor subunit TOM7 homolog is translated as MAKMSKETKQRLQQLFQCGQFVIRWGFIPTVLYLGFKRGADPGMPEPTVLSLLWG